The Prionailurus bengalensis isolate Pbe53 chromosome D3, Fcat_Pben_1.1_paternal_pri, whole genome shotgun sequence DNA window taataaacatctgATTTACATATTGTTTACATAAATACAAATGCTAACTACAACCCTGAATGATAAGAGTAACTCATGGGAAACACCACAGTCAGGGCTTGGCATACCTGAAATACACAGAtgagctttattttttacattttgaagacACAGCAAAGATTAGGGCAAAAGTGTTGCATTCCTAAAGTTAACCTACAGGCCCATGCCACGTCACTGCCTAGACTAGGTCTAGCATTTGGCCAAGGTCAGTTGCTCCAACTCCAAACTCAGGCTTTCctttcctgctccctctccctaATGGATTAGAACTCCTGGGCTCCATCTCTGAGCAACTATGTTAATTGCAAATGATCTTGATAAGCAACGAAGTCTGGATTTGAGGCTTGGTTTCTTACCTCGACTTTGAGACCCATTTCCCACCCACCAGcacctgccttcatggagttcaCATACTCTCATTATGCTCATGAGATCTAAGGCTAGATCCAGAGCTCCTTTGAGCCTTCATCCCAGCCCGCTTTTGTCCTGGTACCTCCTTAGCACATCCCCACTCACCTACGTCTTACTCTGATTTTTCTGTCATTAGTCCCATATCAAACTGCTTGCTGGGCATTTCTACATGCATATGTCAAATTCAAATTCCCTATGTCAAATTCAGAAGCACTGAAGCCAAATCCATTACTTATCCTCAAATCAGCTCCCTTCTTAATCTCCCTGGCATGGCTATGAGTCAATTAGAATGGATGCACAACCAGTCAGAAATTTACCTACCAGTCAGTAGTCAAATCAGTGCATTCGGTCCAATGTCAGCCTTGTCCATATCCTTCCAGCCACTTCTAGTACTACTCAGCTAAGCTTCTTGAGAGAGTTGTCCATTCTCACATTCTCCCTTCatcatctccttttccttccatAATCCAAACATTTAACTCCCCCAGCTCCCAACACCAAAATTCCTCGTGACAAAGTCACCTATGACCTTCTTTTTGCTAATACCaatggattctttttattttatctatctatctatctatctacctatctattttaaagtttatatgtttattttgggagagagagaaagcacaagtcagggaggggcagagagagagagtcccaagcagactctgcagagcccaatgatgggcttgaacccacgaactatgagatcatgacctgagctaaagtcagatgcttaactgactgagctacccaggtgccccatatttatttattcatgtatttaaagtttatttattttgagaaaaagagagtgtgcatgtgagcagaagaggggcagggagagagggagagaatcccaaacaggttccatgctgtcagcgtgaaTTCTTTTTAGCTCTTATCTTACGTGACCCTCCTGGTAGCATTTAATAATGCTGACCATTCCCTCCTTCCTGAAACACTCTTCCTTTAGCTTCTCTAACATCACACTCCTGATTGCAATTTGCCCATCTTTGACTGCTTTTTATTGGCCTCCCCCAACCTGCTTTTCCTCTTGTCCCTTATCTCAATGGCACCACCATCTCCTAAGCTTCCAAACCAGAAACTAACTTCCTTAGCTTCTCCTCCTACTTGCTCCTGACATCCCTCAGTCATGGAGTCTTACTTATTCTTCTTCCTAGTTTGCCTCTTTTCATCCTCATTACCTGAATTTGtggagcacttactatgtgccaggcagatGTGTTCTCAGTgctttaatcctcacagcaagcCTCTAAGGTAAATTTTATTATCATCTCCAATTTTCAGATTAGGAAACAGAGACATAGGGTGGTTAAGTAACATGCATAAGGTCACTTAGCTATTAAGCAGCAcagcaggattcaaacccaggtgaCCTGACTTAATTCTGCATCCAGCTCCACTATTCTCTCTTACTTACATTAGTCCAACAGTCTCCTTGTCGGTCTTCCAGCTTTCTGTCTTGACTTCTAATTCTCTACCCTGAAGCCTGAGTGATCTTGCTAAAACATGTCACTTTCTTGCTTAAAACTTTTAGTGGCtcctaaacaaaaacaaaaacaaacaaaaaactttgggTCCTCACTGCCTTCAGGATAAAGTTGACACTCAGGAACCTCCATAACCTGGTCAGCAAGTGTTCACCTCTTTGGCTTCATGGTTTTGGGCCTCATTTTAGTCACCACCCTAAATTCCCCACTAGCCACAGTAACAGGCTACATTTCTAGGCTTCTGCACATTGTCTGACCTACCAAGAACACTAACTCCTTCCCCATTcagattttactttttctgataAACCTTTTCTAACCTCTTAAAACCAGGCCATATGCCCCTCCTGTGAGTTCCCACCACCCCCAGTACTAATCTCTACCATAGCATTTATTTCACTGTTGTTTTGCCtactagtatcttcttgagaacaAGGACCCTGTAGAGTTCACCCTCTAGTACTCGGTACTTAGTGCCTGCCTGGTGCACATTGGATGTTTAATAATCATTGAATCAATAAACCTTTATTGTCTTATCACATTCTTCAACACCTACTTATAAATATcctatattgttttcattttcatatgtgtTATCCTGATCTTTACAGCCAGATTCTAAGTTTCTGGAAGATAGCAAATATACTCAGTATTTGAAGTTAGAGGTTACTGACACAAAAACTGACACAGCTGAAATTTATTCAGGGATGAATGAATACCAACAATCCAATGGGGTAGgtactatttttctctctctcaaactccatttaaggaaactgagtcatagaGAATTTAGTAGCTTTCCTAAGATgacatagctagtaagtgacagctgggatttgaatcttgACATTGGTACCTATACTCTTAACCATGATAATAACAGGCTAAGGAAACTCAGAATTATGGATGCTAAGTAATTTACCCCAGACCATACTGTAGTGCTGAGACTGGAATCCAGGTCTTTCCACAGCCTACACTCTGAATTATTTGACATAATGCTTCTCTTGCTTTAAATGTCAGCACTAAAGCTCATACTAGGtgttgataaattttaaaagctgcaGCTCCGATTTACTGAGATTGAAGAATATTCGATTTTTCCAAAAGAGGCATAACTGTAGCTTGCTGGGTTAATTTACCCTAAATATCAACAGCTAGACTAGTCTTACCAGCCAATTAAATTTATAGTCTCTAGTGTTATCCCTGCAACACTGAAGACTGTGTTTTCCTCAAAGTGAAAACCATGTTTTCTAAGACTGGCCTCTAAGTAAAAATCTACTTGTGTTTCAGAAATTTattcttccctttatttctcAAAACCAGTTATGTGATACTCCCAAGTTCTCTGCTTTTGGGTGGCTTCTCAGTTCCTCAGTGTGGAATGTCTTGTTTCTGAAAGTGACCTGTGATCCACAAGCCCTCTTGGCTGTTTTGTTTACCCTTAAAAAATTACTATTCTCTGTAGGCTTATTAGACTCTTTCTCTTTATGTGGTACTctgctttttcccctttccttcaaacatttattaaacacttaactgtgtatcaaaatggaaataatctaatTCATTGAAGGCCATACTTTCAAAGAAAATGGCCTTGGGGTTTAGATATTGGCATATTATTTCCTTAACAAGCTTCATAAAATCATCTCCTGCTCAGTTTGCAATTATACACCCAAATATCTTTCAGCAAAATCTCAGTagctatatatatgttatatatatatatattacatatatattacatatatattatattaaatataatatatatatttaatgtttatttatttaagaaaaaaatttttagtatttatttatttttgagagagagagagagggagagagacagagcatgagcaggggaggggcagagagagagggaggcacagaatccaaagtaggctccaggctctgagctgtcagcacagagcccaacgcagggctcgaactcacaaaccacaagatcatgacctgagccgaagttggacacttaaccaactgagccacccaggcaccctaatgtttatttatttttgagagggagagagaggagagagagagagagagagagagagagagagagagagagaatgagcaggagaggggcagaaagagagggagacacagaatctgaagcaggctcctggctctgagctgtcagcgcagagccttatgtcaggctcaaactcacaaaccgcgagatcatgacctgagccaaagttggacactaaacccaCTAAGCTGCCCAGCCGACCCAGTAGCTACTTCTAAAGCACATTATTATGGAGAGAATAGCTGGAGTCAACTCATTAGATCTTACTCCAAAGATTGTTACCAACACGTTAGCCCTCTTTTGCTGACAAAAGATTCATAAGTCTTTTAACAGCTTTATGGCTTCCTTACCAGAGCCCTTCCACTAACATACTCTGTTATCAAGATGAACTGCCCATCTTTCTTGGGAAATGCTTTGGAGGCTATTTCCTGAGTTAACAATACGGCTTTGTCTCTCTGGATCAGTACTGATTTAatatgaaaccaagagtcaaacatcCCTGAAATATTTAGTAAGAGTATTGTATTCACAACATTGTCCTCAGGGATATAAACAATCCAAAATGAGTATATGAGTAGTGCTGTATCATATTATAATTGCAGGAATATTTCCAGAAGAAATATGAAATTTGGAGTAACTACAGGTCATGAAATATAGCCATATTGCTTCAATACATGACACAAAGTTCAAAACTAGATcaagaaaaagaccaaaacatCATCAATGATGATGAAAGGCACATCTCTAACTAAATCCAATTTCCCTGAGGAAAGAAGGTACTCAACCTATTATAATAGAATACGTCTTTGAAGGACTGAGAAACATGCCTATCattcctgaaaaaaatcaaatcacactGATAAATACCTTACAGGcgagaaaaaaaagagatgactaaactgaaaaaaatctccTCTGGCCTGTCTTATATCTTTTCCAGGTAGTGCTATACCTGATAAGACACATGgcacaaaatatgttttttctgtATATCAAGGTGTGTAAATTACAGCAGATAGTAGTTTTCTGAATAGGAAACTTAGATAACAGAAACAGGTAAAGAAGCTTTGGGATTCTGAGGAAGAAATACTGGCACCCCTATATGGACCCAGTAGATAATCTGAAAATGGTACTACAGGCTTGTGTATAGCCTGTCTCTATTGTAACTGGAGGGGAAAGAATTATAATCTGGCAGAAGTAGCCCTTCAGAGTCTGAGGAGCTTTTCATCAGACAATAATTGAGCACTCACTCCATACAAAGCCAATAGATTAGCTGCTGAGGAATCAATCCAAAAGAACCCCCTGCTGCTGTGAAATTAAAAACTGCATTCTcagaaaatagtaataataaactGCATTCTCATTTTTGCAAacctatatattatatgtaatgaaacaaaatgtatatCATATTTCTCTTGTCGTGGTATAAGAGTAGGATCTGCAAGGAAAAAGGACCTCCTCTTTGGCCTTCTGCCTACAGAAAAAGCCTATTGGTTCCCTGAAAATAGTGTAAGCTTTCTTTAGCAAGTGAAATACACCCCATTGTTCTCTCCTTgatcctttcactttttttttcataacactTAAGACCACCTGacactttatatatttatccTTTATCTTTCCCTACTAGATTGTAAGCTCAGTAAGGGCAGagatttcaagtattttattcaCAGACAACTTCTCAGTATCTGGAACTATATCTAGTATGCAGTAAGTTctcaaaaaattgtaaaattaataaaagtgtttttaaaaagaccccTGAATATTATgtgaaaattattataaaattttggcatatctgtgtatatatatacatgtgacTAAATTTACAGACTCTGTGTAATTTCTAGCATAGGCCAAGTCAGGAGTCAGAGGATCAGAAGTTTGTGTGGGGAGACAGGAGCGTGActgcaaaaacaaagcaacatgTTTTATTAAAGGGACTGAAGGAATCAAACACAGTCAGCAAACTTCTGTAAAAGGTAAACTAAGTTTATCTCTGTCCTTTCCACGTCTGAAATCTGACTATAGTAAATTCAAATTCACTTCACAGTGGTTGGATTGACATTAGCTTTCTTCCTTGATAAAGCTTTTGAAACTTAtttaaggaagtttttttttctgctccctAAATTACTGCCTAAAGATACAAGCCCTTCGATCGAAACAGTCTCTCATTTCTATTTTGAGATTTGCCTGAGTCACAAGGTAGTCCTGGGGAATCACTCTGTTCTGTCTCTACATTTACTGAGGCTTCAAACTGGGAACTCAAACTGTCAGCCAAACAGGAAGAGGACCCTTCTGCCTAACTCCAAAAGGCCTAAGTCATATGTATGTGGTGAGGTTTAATGATGGATATAAACCACTGTGAATGGATTTCCCacagggtggagggggggggggggaaagcaaACATTTGACTTAACTTCCTCTATGAATTCAGGGCTGGTAGAAAGGGTAGACTATTAAATATAGCTGAGCAAATGTCCCAACGTTTGCCTAACATGTTTTAAACTAAAGAGGCCTCTTCTGTATACCTAATATGTATGACActccaaaaatataaacaaaggaaaGTGACTAATCTGACCCTGGCAATgtcatactgtttttttttttttttttttaagttcataaaaacatataaaccacaaaagccctttttcttttcctggaatgaGTATAAAAAGTTACTTCCACCTAGATACTCTTTTTTGTGCCCCTTATGTGGTCTTGAATTCCTCCTACTAGTGTAGTTAGCACATTGTCCACCCTTGTGACTATAATTTCAAACCCTTCTCCCCACAATGATGCCTCTTGACAGAGTTACTCTTTCTGTACTCACAcaaatggaaacagaagagaTGAAAAGCCCTGGGGATGCAGTCAGTGTAGGTCTCAAACTGATCTTCTGCTAAGCACAACCtgaactctgcctctctcttctctggggGGAGTTTCTCTCTTGGCTTAGTGATCTTGCCTGGCATAGGAGGCTTAGGACCCAGGGGGCGCCTTTCAGCCGAAAAACACCTCGCTGCAGCAAGCTGGCTGGGAAGCTCCCAGTTCTAAAGAGAGGCTGTTTACCAGAAGAGCATAACAAGGGCAGGTCTGACTGCAAGGCTGGGACTGGGAGGCAGAGCCGACGCCAAGGGGACCCCGGTTGGGCACTGGTTGGTCAGTCACCTGCAAGACGAAGGAGAGGAGGATGCTCTTGGCCTGGGTGAAAACATTCCTCATCGGCAACATGCTCCTAGCAGAAGCCTATGGATCTGGAGGTGAGATTACAATCTTCCTTCCTGCAGCAACTTAATCAAGTAGAAAGGGTAAAGCTCCCTATTTCCTAAGCATGGCCAGGCTACACAGGAAGATGATAGGAAATGAAGCTTTTAGCTGGTTTCTGTTGTCCtatgaaggcttttttttttttttttctttctcctttccctgtcAGTGGCTTGCAGCTCCATATTTGCCATTAAGAACAAAGGCAAGTagccactttctttttctttttccttctctggggCTCATGAGTGGGTGGAATTTGGGGTTCATCTCCCCTACTAAGTCCTACTCTTTTCAGGGGCTTTGCACAGGGTGGTTGGGGCACAGGCCCTCCTTCCCCAGCGTCTTCCTGTGACTCTCCTGCTGAGGGAAGTGGGAGTTTGGAGTCACATCCAGGCAGCGATGAGGCAGGTTCCCTCCGTTTGAGGCTTTTGCCCGACCGAATTAAGGCTTTTGAAGAATTCTCTTGGGAGGGAGTGTTGCTTGTCCAAGTGTGGTCACATCCGTGAAAGGAATACCCGAGTTTATGTAACATGGAATTACAACATAGGGATGAATTTCAGGGCTGGCTGCCCCCCGACCCAAAACTCCGAACGTCTCCAAAAAGGAACCCGAACCCAGacctcccccacaccctcctctAAAGTGGCCACAAGTTCCAGAGTAACAACCCCTTGCACTTGTGCAGTGCTTTCTGgcttgaaaggaaggaaggaaggaaggaaggaaggaaggaaggaaggaaggaaggaaggaaagaaaagaaagaaaaatgaaatgaaatgctaACAAGCTAACGTTGTCTGAGCAATGACTGAGGGCCGGGCACCAGCAAGGGGCTTTAGAAGcgatttctcttccttctctttcaggcGTCACAACAACCCTTCAAGGCAGGTGGGGTTTTCCAAGTGAGGGCAGGGGGGCCCCGACGGGCCCAGCGTCGCCCAGCCGGGATAGACTCGGCTTCCCTTCCGGCCACTCAGTGTCCGGGGGGCTCCTCTTCATCACAGGTTGCTTCTGGGACAACGGCCACCTGTACCGGGCGGACCAGCCCTCCCCAGCGCCGGGCCTCCGATGCCTCAACTGGCTGGAGGCGCAGAGCGGCCTGGCATCTGCCCCTGCGTCGGGTGGTGAGTGTCCGCcccgggcggcgggcgggcggcgacCGCGGTCTGGGTCCTGGCCCCGTCCCATGGcgccttctctcccttcccagacACCGGCAACCACAGCTATTGCCGGAACCCGGACCAGGACCCGCGCGGGCCCTGGTGCTACGTCAGGGGCGAGGCCGGCGCTCCCGAGAAGTGGCCTTGCGAGGACCTGCACTGCCCAGGTACCCGCCCAGACCCCGAAGCCCTCAGGACCCCAAAGCCCCCAGCAAGTTAGGCAGCCTGGGAGCGGCCCTTACACCCGCTGCGCACGTGCGTCCGCGCGTCGCCGgtcagccccgccccgcccccgcgccaCCCGATTGGCCAGGGCTGTCTCCAGGCCGCAGAGCCCAAAGCCCATTGGCCGCCGCCGCCTCTCTGAGTGAGCTCATCCTCCGCGAGCACCTTGTAAACAACCGTGGGAGGCGAGGCCCCACCCCTTGGCTGCGAGCTCCCTCCCTGGTGCGCAGCCTCGGGGAGCCCGCGGGACAGTAGTCGGGGTCTCAACGCCCTTAGGTAGCCCCTCCCTCAGCGTTTAGTGATAGTTTGGGGAGCATATGCTGTGTGTTAAGGCACTCTATTCACAGTCCCTCCTGGAAAGAAGCTGGTTGTGGGAtctgagcctcagagaagttTAGCGACGTATTCAGAGCAATGGCAGGGTCCAGATTTGACTCTGTTTCTCAGACTCCGGAACGAAGGCTTGTTGCTCCCGAGGCAGCAAGACCATTCTCTAGGGTTAGATTAAATGGGATATGTAAAGCATATAACATAGGGATTGGCAAGCAGTGTGGGCTCAGTAAATGTGAGCTGCTCGCAGGGGTCGTGGATTGTTTCCTAGCGCAGAGGGGGACCCCCCTGGAGAAGATAGCAACTGAGGTGGGCCTTGGAAGATGGCAAGGATTCGAACAGATGAAGACGTGAGAGGCAGGAGAGGCTCTTTCTTATGTCCTTCCCCTCACATTTGCCTTGTCCCAACTGTAGTGTGACCCCATCAGATCTGGTCTTGCTCCTGGGGCAAGAATTGATTTCAGTATGTACAGACATTCTAAGGTGGACCCTCTCCCCCAACAGTTTCAGCTGTGGAGTTCACTCAGGCTACGCTAATGAGAGATATTTTACACTTCACCTCCAGAGACCACTTCCCAGTCCCCTCCAACCTTCACAACAGAAACTGAGGAGGCGTCTGAAGTGCCAAGTGGAGATGAGGTGCAGGTGTTCGCTCCTGCCAACGCCCTGCCTGCCCGGAGTGAGGCAGCAGCTGTGCAGCCAGTGATTGGGATCAGCCAGCGGGTGCGGGTGAACTCCAAGGAGAAAAAAGACCTGGGAACCCTGGGTACGATTGCCTCACCCATCCTTATGCGAATCATCAAGAAATATTTGCCGATGGGCTGGGGTGAGGCTAATGGGACCTTGTGTCCTGTCCTTGGCAGGCTATGTGCTGGGCATTACCATGATGGTGATCATCATCGCCATTGGAGCTGGCATCGTCTTGGGCTACACCTACAAGAGGTCAGTAGCTTCTCTTCTGGGCCCTCTGAAAGGATGGGAGGAAGGTACATAAAGTTGAATCAGACTTTTTTGTAGCATACATACCCAAAAAGGAAGTGAAGtattaaaagaggaaaacaagcTTAAGATGTACAGACTTGGTTCTAGTCTTTACCAGATGACCTTAGAAAACCCCTTTCCTTTAGTGTCTTTACTCCTCACCCAAAAGCATTGTGAGGTAGGAGTTCTtgttcctcattttacagatgaggaagctttcatcagagaggtgaagtgacttgcccaaggtcacactccCTGGGAGTGGCAGAACCTAGATTCAAACCCAGCTCTTTTGATACCAAATTCTCTGCTGTCTAATCCAACATGCCTGGTATGGAAGCGAGTGGCACTGCAGAAATCAGTCTGGACACTCATTGCAGGGTCCCAGAGATTGAATTATTTCTGTGAGTTATAAAATTCTACTAGAAAAGGTTCCCAGCTACTCCTTTCACAGTTTGGGCTTGAATTTCCTGGTCCATAAGCAGGGATCTCCTATTTaggacaggaggaaaaaaatgagctGGAGGATATAGAACCTGCTACTCATCACTACATATGAGAAAGCCAAAGAGGCTCCTCCTGGGAAACTCAGGGACCTGACCTGTGGCTGGGACAACAGGAGGAGGAATGCTCATTTTGAGAGGGCCCCTGAAATATCATGTGGAAAAGGCTCTCAAAGTCAGTGATGGGTGCATGATAAGCCAGAGTTGCATTCATTTTTACAGTGCTGGCTTGTTATGGGAAAATTATTTGCCGTTCTTGGCAAAATCAGGGGATTTGACTTCTATCCCCGAGTGCTTTGATATGTCTCTTCTGAGGTCTGAGAAGGCTTCCTAAAAGGGATGTGACATGGTGGCCTGCATTTTCCAGTGGTAAGGGCTGTGAGTTCACAGCCCCAATGGATCACCCAGCATTAAATAAACCTGGGGTGTCATTAGAGACAGTGTAGTCAgcctcctcattttacagatgaaaagggTGAAATAGTGGgtaagaataacaacaacaacaagaagaaagTGAACACTAACCATATGCCAGACCCTGCTTCAAGCAATTTGCATACTTTAATTCAGTTCACACAATCACCCTTATGGTATTATGGTTaccataatttaatttaatttaattttttatggttACCTCACACTTTATCTTGTGAGGTAAATGCTGTTATTTACATGTTAGGAAACCAGTTTACATGTTAGGAAACAGAGGCAAGAGACGATACGTaccttgcctgaggtcacacaccTAGCATTTGGTGGAGCCAAGTCTTAGTCctgtcactagctgtgtgactttgggcaagttgcttctATTTCCTACTGCAGAGCACTGCTGTAGCTAAGGCATGCGATTGCTTAGCTCAGTGTGTAGCAGATAGTAAGTGGTCAGTAAATaatagttgttttttcttttctgtaaaatgtgggtaCTGTACTAGCACTCTCTGAGCGCTtgtttcttctctgattttctaTGATTCAGGGAGCAGAGGTTCAAAGAGAATAAGAATTGACTTAAGAAGGTCTCTTGACTTCCATTCCAAGGCTGTTGCCCTCAGTGGGATGATTAACATGGCAGGTCCAGGGACACCTGTTTGTTCATTCAGAGAGTTAGAGGAAATGATGTGGTAGCCTTGGCCTACAAGTCATAATCAGACCTAAACCTGTTGGCTGAGTTTAGcctttgaaatatttcctcttaACTCAGCCACTGGATAGAGTATGGCTTTACTCCAAACTTGTGACGGTTTCCAGGCCTCCAGGTATTTGAACTGACTTAAATGTTCTTAATTCTGAGCTCAATTCTCATGTGCAATGAGGAAGCCaggcctttttttcttctaaatttgcTTCTTTAGGCTGTCATAGGACTGCCCTGAAGCCTAGCATTTACTATCCTGTAAACTCAGGGCAAGGCACCAAGTCACCAGACTCCCTGTCACTAACTACCGGTCCACCCCTTTCCTCAGCAAAAGTGCTCTGAGAACAGACTAGAACAGGAAACCGCATGTGGTCTAGAGGCAAGCTCTCAGCTCCCATCTCTCTCCAAAGTCAGAGAACAGAGTGTCCTGGAAAGAGCTGTTGTGTATAGGTTCGGTCATTCCTCTGCACCTCCGTTTCTTGACTATTGAATAGGGATATATGTCCCCTCCAGGCACCCATACCCACCCACCCAAGATTATCATAAGTATTAAATATAAGCAGTAGGACACCAATCATGTTAGATAATCATAATAGCTGCCAACATTTAttgcatgctttttatttttatttatttttatgtttacttatttttgagagagagagagagagagagagagagagagagtgggggaggggcagagagcaagggagacacagaatccaaagcaggctccaggctctgagctgtcagcccagagcctgaaatggggcttaaacccatgaaccgtgagatcatgacctgagctgaagttggacgcttatccgactgagccatccaggcgcctctgttgcatgatttttaaataaatagggcCCTACTGAATGCTCTTCCCTGATCATCTGGCCCAAGTCTCATGACCACACTAGAAGGATCACTTTTTATACTGTTTTACAGTGAACTTCTGAGACCTAGAAGAGTTAAGTGCCACATCCGGGCTACACAGCCAGTAAGATGTGTGCAAGGATTAACAATATCTCCCAAAAGCTCAGCGAGGCTCAGCAGTGTCCTGCAAATTTGAATTGCAAAGGATATTAGGAAAAAtggaaactttcaaaat harbors:
- the PIK3IP1 gene encoding phosphoinositide-3-kinase-interacting protein 1 isoform X1, with translation MLLAWVKTFLIGNMLLAEAYGSGGVTTTLQGRWGFPSEGRGAPTGPASPSRDRLGFPSGHSVSGGLLFITGCFWDNGHLYRADQPSPAPGLRCLNWLEAQSGLASAPASGDTGNHSYCRNPDQDPRGPWCYVRGEAGAPEKWPCEDLHCPETTSQSPPTFTTETEEASEVPSGDEVQVFAPANALPARSEAAAVQPVIGISQRVRVNSKEKKDLGTLGYVLGITMMVIIIAIGAGIVLGYTYKRGKDLKEQHDQRVCEREMQRITLPLSAFTNPTCEIVDEKTIVVHTNQTPVDLQEGSAPLMGQAGTPGA
- the PIK3IP1 gene encoding phosphoinositide-3-kinase-interacting protein 1 isoform X3; its protein translation is MLLAWVKTFLIGNMLLAEAYGSGGCFWDNGHLYRADQPSPAPGLRCLNWLEAQSGLASAPASGDTGNHSYCRNPDQDPRGPWCYVRGEAGAPEKWPCEDLHCPETTSQSPPTFTTETEEASEVPSGDEVQVFAPANALPARSEAAAVQPVIGISQRVRVNSKEKKDLGTLGYVLGITMMVIIIAIGAGIVLGYTYKRGKDLKEQHDQRVCEREMQRITLPLSAFTNPTCEIVDEKTIVVHTNQTPVDLQEGSAPLMGQAGTPGA
- the PIK3IP1 gene encoding phosphoinositide-3-kinase-interacting protein 1 isoform X2 — its product is MLLAWVKTFLIGNMLLAEAYGSGGVTTTLQGCFWDNGHLYRADQPSPAPGLRCLNWLEAQSGLASAPASGDTGNHSYCRNPDQDPRGPWCYVRGEAGAPEKWPCEDLHCPETTSQSPPTFTTETEEASEVPSGDEVQVFAPANALPARSEAAAVQPVIGISQRVRVNSKEKKDLGTLGYVLGITMMVIIIAIGAGIVLGYTYKRGKDLKEQHDQRVCEREMQRITLPLSAFTNPTCEIVDEKTIVVHTNQTPVDLQEGSAPLMGQAGTPGA